CCCCCCCACCCCCCCCGCCAGCGGCCGCCGCGTACACCGCCAAGGACATCACCGTCCTCGAAGGGCTCGACCCGGTCCGCAAACGACCGGGGATGTACATCGGCGGGGTCGGCACCGCAGGACTCCACCACCTGGTCTGGGAAGTCGTTGATAACTCCGTCGATGAAGCCATGAACGGCCACGCGACCGAGGTCTCGGTCACCCTCGACGCCGAACGCGAGACCATCACCGTCTCTGACAACGGCCGAGGCATCCCCGTTGACATCCACCCCAAACACAAAAAATCAGCCCTCGAAATCATTCTCACCACGCTCCACGCGGGCGGGAAGTTCGAGGGCCAGAACTACAAGACCTCCGGCGGGCTCCATGGCGTCGGGGCCTCGGTCGTCAATGCGCTCTCAAAACGACTCGACGCCGAGGTACGCCGTGATGGCAAGCTCTTCACGATGTCCTTCGCCGCAGGTAAACCCACAGGCAAGCTCAAAGCGAAACCGGGAGCACGCGGAACAGGGACCACCATCCGTTTCACGCCCGACCCGACGATCTTCCCGAAAACAAAGTTTGATCCCACGACCATCCGTGAACGTCTCGAAGTGATCAGCTACCTCCACCGCGGTCTCAAGGTGATCTTTGAAGACCAGGGGGCCTCCGGCAGCGATGGTGAGGAACGCAGGGTCATCTACCAGCACGACGAGGGCATCCGCCAGTACCTCGATCACCTGATGACAGCCCGCGCCGCCCGACCGATCCATGAGACGAGCTTCTGGACCGAGAAAGACAACGGCGGACGTGTCGAACTCACCCTCCGCTGGACCGAGTCCACCGACGAACACGTCCGCAGCTACGTCAACGGCATCCCCACCGGCGATGGCGGGACGCATGAGAATGGCTTCCGCGCCGGGCTCGGTAAGGCCGTCCGCAACTACATCGAAACCCACAGCCTCGCACCCCGAGGCGTCACCCTCACCGCCGAGGACATCCGCGAAGGCCTGCTGGCTATCGTCTCGATCTTCATTGCAGAACCGCAGTTCCAGGGCCAGACCAAAGACCGTCTGAACAACGCCGAAGCTTCTCAGATGGTCGACAACACCGTCCGCAGCAGTCTCGAGCAGTGGCTCAACGCCAATGGAACAGCCGCCCAGTCGATCGTTGCCCGCATCATCGCCGCCGCCCGTGCCCGCGAAGCATCCCGCGCGGCTTCTGCTGCCGTCTCACGAAAAACCCCGACCGCACGCCTGATGCTCCCCGGTAAACTCGCCGACTGTCTCGCCAAAAACCGTGATGAAACCGAGCTGTTCATTGTCGAAGGCGACTCCGCTGGCGGATCAGCCAAGCAGGGGCGCGCCCGCCAGCATCAGGCGGTTCTGCCCCTTCGCGGCAAGGTGCTCAACGTCGAATCGGCCACCCTCAAAAAAGTCCTCGACAACAAAGAGCTCGCCGACCTCGTCACCGCTCTGGGCTGCGGAATCGGCAAAGACTTTGATCTCAGCAAACTCCGGTATCAGCGACTGATTCTCCTCGCCGACGCCGATTCCGACGGCCACCACATCACCACCCTGCTCCTTACTTTCGTGTATCGCTTCCTGCCCGGCCTGATCCAGGACGGCCGGCTCTTCATCGCCGTCCCGCCCCTCTACCGCATCGATGTCGGCCAGGAGACCCACTGGGCCGCCGACGAGACCGACCGCGAAAGAATCCTCAGCGAAGCCAACGGCCGTGCGAAGATCGAGATCACCCGCTTCAAAGGCCTCGGCGAGATGATGCCCAAAGTCCTCTGGGAGACGACCCTGAACCCCAAGACCCGTCGTTTGCTCTGCGTGGAAATCCCCGACGCCATCGAAGCCGACCGTGTCGTAAACGAGCTGATGGGAAAAGACGCCTCCGCCCGCTTCCGTTTCATCATGGACCGCGCCGAGACAGCCGAGGCGCTCGACGTCTAGGTGCTCAGAGATCTGGATCGGCTTGGCCTAACCCCCTGAGACGACCTTGCCCACCGAGAAGATCGGCAGCAGCAGCGCGATCGCGACGAAGCCGACGACCAATCCGAGGCAGGCGATCATCGCGGGCTCAACAAACTGAGTCATCGACTTGACCCCACGTTCGAACTCCTCCTCCGAGCGATCGGCGATTCGCCGCATCACGTCCGAGACCCGTCCGGCACGCTCACCAGAAGACACCATCTGCGCCGTGGACTTCGGGATCAGAGGTGATGCCGTCAGCACCGACGAGATCGATCCGCCCTGCTTGACCTTCTCCGCGACTTCATCCCAAAGCCTCGACATGTGCCGATTGGACGTCACCTCTCGGGTGATCGCGATCAGGTCGAGTAGTGGTACCCCCGCATCGATCATCACGCTCATCGTTCGGAATGACCGTGTCAGATAGAGCTTGTTGAACAGCGGGCCGATCAGAGGCAGCCGGAGCTTGGCCGTATCAATAAGAGAGCCACCGGTTTCTGTTTTGAAAAACAGGACCAGGCCAACAACCGCCGCTATCACGCCAGCGATCATGTGCGGCCAGTACGTCGTGACAGCGTAAGAAATCCCCAGCAGCGCCTGCGTCGGCAACGGCAGGTCCGCCCCACGACTGGCGTAAATCGCAGCGAATCGTGGGAGAACAAAACCGATCAGGAACCCCGTGATCGCGAACGTTGCCACGAACATCACCGCCGGATACGTCATCGCCGACCGCAGCGTCCGCTGAATCTTCTGCTCCTGCTCCAGGTAGTTGCTCACCCGATCGAGCATCTCCCCAAGCGTTCCTGAGGCCTCCGAGGCCTGGATCATGCTGATCATCAGAGGCGGAAATACCTTCCGATGCTTCGACATCGATTGCGACAGCGTTCCGCCCGCTTGTACCTTCTCGCTGATCTCTGTGAGCAGCGCCCGCATCGCTGGCGAACTCGCCTGATCCGTCACACAGTCCAGAGCATCACGAATCGTGACTCCGGCATCAAGCAGCACCGACAACTCGTGAGCAAACGCGATCACCTGGGCTCGCTTGACCGTACCCCCTGCTGCGGACACCGGGGTATCAGCCTCGGCCTTAGCTGGCTTACCCTTTGAGGGCTGAATCGAAACGGGAAACAGACCCCTCTGACGCAATCGAACCCCCGCCTCGGTCAGCGACGAGGCTTCAAGGACACCCAGGTCAAGACCGCCCGTGTTGGTTCGAGCTTTGAATGCAAAAGAAGGCATAGTCTGTTCTCCGCGCTACAGGGCCGTAGCGGTCAGCAACTCAGCCAACGTGGTATGACCATCACAAACCTTCTCGATGCCGTCATCGCGCAGCGTGATGTAGCTGTCACTCTTGATCGCAAGCTCGCGCAGTTCCTGAAGACTCGCACCTCGGCACACCGCGTCAAGCCCCTCATCTGTGGGTATATACAACTCATAAATACCCAGACGCCCCTTGTAGCCGGTGTTCCCGCAACTCCGACACCCAACCGCGTGGTAGATCTCGGTTAGACCTGCGATCTCCGGGCCGAAGCGGCGAAGCAGCCGACTCTCATCATCCGTTGGCGGGCCCGCTTCACGACAGGAGATACACAGCTTGCGTACCAGCCGCTGTGCAAGTGTCGCTCGCACGGAGGCGGCGATCAGATAAGGTTCCACACCAATATTGATCAGCCGTGTCACCGCTGCCGGTGCGTCATTCGTATGCAGGGTCGAGAGCACCAGGTGCCCGGTGAGCGCGGCCTGGGTGGCAATACGTGCCGTCTCCGCATCACGAATCTCACCCACCATGATCACGTCCGGGTCCTGGCGGAGCAGCGCCCGCAATGCTGAGGAAAAGGTGAATCCCGTCTTCTCATTGACCTGAAACTGATTGACGCCGTCAATGGCGTACTCGACCGGGTCTTCCACCGTCGAGACATTCCGCGTCGGATCGACGACGCGCCGAAGTGTGGCGTAAAGCGTCGTCGACTTACCCGAGCCCGTCGGGCCGGTGACCAGCACAATTCCATTGGGCTGAGCAACGATATCGAGATACCGCTCGAGCATCCTCGGGCTCAGCCCCAACGCATCCAGACCAACCATCGCGTTGCGCGCATCGATGATCCGGATCACAACCTTCTCGCCATACCGCCCCGGCATCGTCGAGACACGCAGGTCTACCTGACGCCCCTCGCAGTGAATCGAGATCCCGCCATCCTGCGGGATGCGCCGCTCGGAGATATCCATCCCCGCCATGATCTTGATCCGGCTCGCCATCGGTGCCTGCATCCCATGAGGCGGAGCCATCTTCTCGGTCAACTGACCATCGACACGAAACCGGATCCGCAGCGACTTATCACCCGGCTCAATATGAATATCCGACGCACCCTCACGAACGGCCTCGAAGAGGATGTGATTCACCAGCTTAATCACCGGCGAACTGCCCGAAGCAATCTCTTCAGCAGAGATCTCCGCGACATTGACGCCATCGAGCTCATTCTCGAACTGAGTGTCCCTGACGATGTCCTCCATCGACGTCGCCATCGTCCCCGAGGTCAGGAACCGCTGGGCGTCACGGATGTCGTCTTCGGTGGCCACAACCAGTTGGACGCTTGCCTGCGTGAGTCTCTCAACCTCCTCGACCAGAAAAACGTCCGTCGGCTCGTTGACCGCGAGCGTCAACACGCCGTTGATCAGAAACAAAGGCGCCGCCACATTCTCCGAGAGAAACTTCGTCGGGAGTGTCTCGCCCAGCATGACATCGACCATCCCGTTTCCGAGCCGGGTAAACGGGATCTCCAGGGCTTCGGCGACTGCCTCAAGCGTTTGTTGCTCCGTGATCATCCCAAGCTCGATCAGCACCTGGCCCAGCAGCTTCCCGCTGCCCTCTGACCGCTGGTGCTCGAGCGCATGATTGATCTGATCCTGGCTGATCAGACCCTTGGCCAGCAGAACATCACCGATGCGCAGCGGCCGCATGGTTGGTTTAACACTGTCAATGCTCGCATCACTCATGCCGCGGCTCCCAACGTCTCAAGTGCCTTCTCAATCGACGCCTCACGGTCGAAACGACTCGTGAGCCGAGTCGCGTAGAGAATCCGATCGACAACCTCAGAACAGTCGCCGATCACCAAACGCCCAAGGCGGTCAGCCACTTCTTCTTGAAGGCTCAGCAACGCTTCCAAGCACCTTGAGTCGATGGATTGCAGCTGCGAACAATCAAGGACGATGTCACGCCCCCCATTGCCCAGGGACTCTGTGATCTTCTGGTGGACTTGCACATGATCGCCTTCAATGCACTCGCCGGTCAGCGTCACGATCGCGATGTCACCCTGCTGTTTCAGTTTGATCTTCATGCTTCACTCTCAGGCCGCACGAGCCGCGGGTGGGTCCGTCTGCTGGTTGTAGGTCGAAAAATCTAGCTCACAAAAAGCATCGGCCAACTCCGGGTCAAACTGCATCCCCGTGCCTTGCCTGATCTGGTCGAGGGCCTCCTGATGATTCATCGCACGCCGGTAACTCCGGCGGGAACGCATCGCGTCAAAGCTGTCCGCCAACGCGATGACACGGCCGGCAAACGGGATCGCATTCCCGCTCAGTCCCTGCGGATACCCACCGCCGGACCACCTCTCGTGATGCGACAGCACACCCGGCATCAGGTCCGTCATCGCCTCAATGTCAGCGAGAATCCGCGCACCTATCTGCGGGTGCAGCTTGATGGCGTCGTACTCCTCATCCGTTAACGGGCCATCCTTCGTTAGCACCGCCTCGGGCACACCGATCTTGCCCAGATCGTGAACCAATGCCGAGAGATAGAGCCTCTCGATCCGGTGCTCATCAAGATCAATCTTCTCCGCGAGCAGCCGCGTCAGGAGTGCCACACGATGAGAATGACCATGTGTGTACGAATCCTTCGCGTCGATCGATGCCGACAACGCCCGCAACGTACCGAGAAACATCGACCGCATCTCGGCGAACAGGATCGCGTTATGCAGAAAGATCGACAGGCTCGACGCCAGCGTCTCGACCCGATCAATATCCACCGCGTCGATCGGCTGACCATCAAAACGATCCGCGCCAAACAAAACGCCGACTACTTCTTCACGATGACGGATCGCGACGGCGACCAGATCCCGGCCAAATCCCGTCAACTCATCAGGGACCGGCAGGCCATTCTGACCGAGATGAATCGCGTGACGCTCACCAGAAATCCGCCTGATAAACCACTGCCCCACCGAGCGAATCAACCGCATGTCGCCGACCGCATCGGGAGGAAAGTAGACCTTCCCACGCAACGAGGTCAGCCTCGGGCGATCATCAGCAAGACACAACGCCATCACCCGCAGTCGCGCGACCTCGCGCAGGTCGTTAACCGCCTCATCAAGTAAAGGCTCTGCCGCGTGGTGGTATTCAACGTGAGCCGACAGCCGGTGTATCAGACTCAACTCTTCATACGTCCCCGCCAGCTCGCGACTGACTCGACCCAACTCGGCGCGCAACCCGTCTTCCGACGAAGCCGTTTTATAATCTCGATTAAACTCATTCATCGAAGGACCCCACTCTGCGGTTCAAGCCGGTCGCTCGAGGCCAACGCAGATTCACGATGGTCGCGATCGCCGACCCTCAGGACGCAGCGTCTGCAACGCCCTGAATCGCGCGTTCGTCGGATCAAGCTGACTGGCTCGCCGATAGGCTCCAACCGCCTCATCGCGGCGCCCGACCTGCTCAAGTCCGACGCCGTACAAAGCCCAAGCCTTCGCATGATTCGGGCTGACCTCAGTCGCCGATCGGAACCAGCCCAGCGCTCGCTGATGATCATTTCGCTGCCGCGCAGCAAGCCCGAGCCAGATCATCGCCTCAGGGTCACGCGGGCTCAGATCGTGAGCACGACCCGCTGCCGTCTCGGCACCGCCGAAGTCTCCGAGTTCCCAACTCACCGCAGCCAGATGCATCAAGTCATCCGCAGACGGCTCAGACTCACGCACCAACTCACGGTACAGCCGTCGCGCCTCCGACCAACGCCCCGCATCACGATTCGCACGGGCCAGCGCGCGCCGAAGATCACGCCGCGTCTGCTGGTTCGGATCGCTGAGTAAAGGCGTCAACAGATCAATCGCCTCCACCGAACGCCCCGCCGCCACCAATTGAATCCCAAGCTCCGCGCGGAACTCAACACGATCCGGATCAAGCGTCACCGCCTGACGTAGATGGTCGATCGCTTCTCGCTTGCGATCCTTTAGAAGCAGGACTTGAGCCAGAGCGTGATGCAACTCCGCAGGCTGCGCAAAGTAATCCAGTCGCTCGGCCAGGATCTCGACGGCTTTGTCATCACGACCAAGCGCCACCTCAGACTCAGCCAACGCTAAGACGTACTCAGGATTGTCCGGTGCCCGCTCGACCGCCTCCGAATAACGCTCACGCGCAGCCTGCGGCCGTTGCCAGCGCTGCTCGATAATCCCCAGGTAATAACGGGGCGCAGCCGCCTCAGGCACGGCCTCGATCGCCGTCCGCAATGTCAACGCAGCCCGCTCCAGCTCGCCTCGTTCAATGGCGATACGACCGGCTAAGGTCAGCACCTCCGCATTGTCAGGATCAATCCGGGCCGCCTCATTGAGCGCCGCCTCGGCCTGCCCCAGATCGCCGTTATCAAAGTGCTGCTCGGCCTGCTCAAGCACCATCGAGCCCCGGAGCGTCCACCACCGGCTCTCGGCACCTTCACGGTGCTCCGCGATGCCCGGTACACCTGAACACCCGCCAAGCACGCCAGCTACGAACAGGAGACAGAGCCCTGATCGGACTTCATGGGGTAGTCGACTTAGCTTCATCATGGCCTGGTCTCCACCTGCGCCTGCTGCTGACTCGGCGCATCACCCTCGGTCCAAAGACCTCGCTGCGCCTCATCACGCACCTCAAGGAGCTGATCGATCATCACACGAACCCAGTCCGCACTCGTTGCTTCCGCTGGTGGCGCAGGCACATCACCCCGTGGCACGTCACTCAGATCAACCGCATCCAGACTCACCGCACGATTCGCGCCCGACGTGGGAACTTCCTCCGCCACCTGACCCTGCTCATGCGCTGCCGGAGCACCAGCAGGCTCAGAGACCGCAGGCGGAGCCGAAACAGGCTCGGGCTCGCTCTTGAACTGCAGGATCGCCGCATCAAGCGCACGCTGGACAGGACCCTCAAGAAGACCCCGCTCCTGATCCTGCAACGACCGGCCCACCAGCTGACTCTTGAGCTTCAACGCCTCCGTTGAGATCGGCTCCAGCGACAACGCGATGTTTGTATGCCACAACGCTTTACTCGTATTTCCCTCACGGGCATGCCGCTCCGCATCAGCCAGGTGACCACGAACCATCCGCAGTCGCGAGCTGGGCAGTAGCCCGGTTCGAGCACCCAAACGAATCCGCTCGATCCCGCGAGCCGCCTCTTCGCCCGCAGCAGCCAGAGCACGATCACGAATCACCGTGGGCTTGATCAGGAAAATAATCTCGACCCGGTCCGAGCTGTCGTCCGTCCCGCGGAAGAAGTTGCCAAGCACCGGCAGCCGACCCAGGAACGGCACCTGATTCGTGGTCTTGGTCGTGTCTTCCTTAAACAGCCCGCCGAGCACCACGGTCTGGCCCGAGCGCACCAGAACATTTGTCTGCAGGGCCTGCGTCGAGGTGTTCGGCAGGATCACCCCGATCGGACTTAACTCCGTGCTGCCCTCGGACAGAATCGGATTGAGTTCCAGCCGGACATACCCATCGCTCGACACGAACGGCCGCACGATCAGCTGCGTACCGACATCGATCGTCTCGACCGTCTGCGTCGATGACACCTCCGTGTCCGTCGTTGAGATATACGGTAGCTGCTCCGTCGCGTCGATCGTCGCCCGCTGACGATTCAGCACGACCACCTTAGGCGTCGAGATCACCGTCGTGTCCGTGATCGTCTCAAGGGCACGCACAAAGACCGCCGCGTCACCCCCAATCACGCCGAGCTTGATCGATGAATCGCCCGTCGCCGTGTTGCCCGCCGTCGAACTGATCGCGGTCCCCGAGTCAGCTGCCAGCGTGCCTGTGATCAACTCATTGACCGCGGCCAGGGGCGATGTCGCCGACGCCAGCGACAGGTCCGTCAGAATAGCGAAATCAACACCGAATGCGTTGTTCTCACCCAGCCGCGCCTGAAGAATCGTCACCTCGATCATCACCTGCTCTGGCTTGCGATCAAGCTCCTTGAGCGTCGCGATAATCTCCTCGACCCGATCAGGCGTGTCACGGACAATCAGTGTGTCCGAATGCGAAAACGTGTTCGCCCCGCCATCCGAGATCGACGGCTGGAAACCCTCCGGGACCTCTTGACTCACCGCGATCACACCATTCTGTGACAGCAGCGGCTCCGCAAAAGCCTGAGCATCCGCAGCACTCAGAAAATCAAGCCGAATGATCCGAGTCACCGGCTGATTCTCTGACGCCTCGATAGCCGCCATCTCCTCAGCCGTGTAGACATAGATAAAGTTGCCACGCTCGGTGTACCGGTACCCGTTCCCGCTGATCAGCGCGTCGAGCGCCTCATCAAAGGTCACGCCATAGAGACTCGCTGAGATCGTCCCACGTACGTTCGGGCTGGCCACGATGTTCCGCCGCGACTGTTCACTAAGCAGGCTCAGCACCGCGTCAACCTCGAGATTCTGAACGCTCAGGTCAATCTCGCCAAACGCGCCGACGCTGACGATCCCAGGCGTCGATCCGCTGGGTGTATCTGCCGTCAGGTCAATCAGCTCAACGATCTCGCCGTCATCAGGCACAGCCGAAACACCACCCTGCTGCGCCAGGGCCGGTGCCCAGCACGACAACGCAAATGCCAACAGACTGTGCCGGGCAAGACGATGGGGTGTCCGATGATTCATATCAATCTCTCCTCGCCGCGTCATTGAAGACCAAGCCTCACAACCACGCCATTGAGTTCCAGGTCGGCATGACGACGCTCAAGCCTCAGCAGCTTGAAACCCTCGATGCTCTCCCCAGGACGTAGACTCGTGCCGTTGATGACCGCACGAGGCTCGCCGCCGAGGATGATTGCCTGAAGCAAAAGCGCCTCAGCACGATCCCTGACCAGACTCCTTCGTGGGGTATCGGTGCTTTCAACTTGCAACTGTTGGGACGACTCTGCCGAGCCCGGGCTCTGGGCAGACGACGGCAGCCGGAACAAATCCCGCGGCAACTGACTCGGCACCATCACCGTGATTTCCGGACCCTCCGCTGGACCAGCACGATCACCCGACTCGGCATCGCCGGCGGATGACTCCACCGAAGCCGCAACGGTCCCGGGCTCCGCCGTCGCCACACGAGGCGGGTCCTTCAGCAGCAACCGCCCCCATAACAACAGGCCAAACACACTCATGCCCGCGAGCACCCACACCTTGCTCGGCTGCGCTCGATACTGTGCCAACAAGCGTTGCTGGTACGTACTCACGGGCTGCCCTCCTTCGCTGCTGGAGCAGCAGTGTGCCGGGCATAAGCCAGCAGCTCCAGATCAATCCGCGGTAGCTCATCCGGGTCCCCACCACTCACCGCCATCGACTGCGCCGCGACGAGATAGGGCAGACTCTCGATCTCATCAAGAATCCGGTAAGCACGCTGAAAATCAGCCCGGAAACCCAGCCGAAAACGCTTCGCACGAAAACCATCACCCAACCGCTCGCCCTGGGTCGTGATCTCAGGATCACCCGCCGCATGACGCTCCGTGATCTCCGCGATCCATCCCAACACCTCTGGCATCGG
This Phycisphaeraceae bacterium DNA region includes the following protein-coding sequences:
- a CDS encoding type II secretion system F family protein translates to MPSFAFKARTNTGGLDLGVLEASSLTEAGVRLRQRGLFPVSIQPSKGKPAKAEADTPVSAAGGTVKRAQVIAFAHELSVLLDAGVTIRDALDCVTDQASSPAMRALLTEISEKVQAGGTLSQSMSKHRKVFPPLMISMIQASEASGTLGEMLDRVSNYLEQEQKIQRTLRSAMTYPAVMFVATFAITGFLIGFVLPRFAAIYASRGADLPLPTQALLGISYAVTTYWPHMIAGVIAAVVGLVLFFKTETGGSLIDTAKLRLPLIGPLFNKLYLTRSFRTMSVMIDAGVPLLDLIAITREVTSNRHMSRLWDEVAEKVKQGGSISSVLTASPLIPKSTAQMVSSGERAGRVSDVMRRIADRSEEEFERGVKSMTQFVEPAMIACLGLVVGFVAIALLLPIFSVGKVVSGG
- a CDS encoding DNA topoisomerase IV subunit B — encoded protein: MPPPPPPPAAAAYTAKDITVLEGLDPVRKRPGMYIGGVGTAGLHHLVWEVVDNSVDEAMNGHATEVSVTLDAERETITVSDNGRGIPVDIHPKHKKSALEIILTTLHAGGKFEGQNYKTSGGLHGVGASVVNALSKRLDAEVRRDGKLFTMSFAAGKPTGKLKAKPGARGTGTTIRFTPDPTIFPKTKFDPTTIRERLEVISYLHRGLKVIFEDQGASGSDGEERRVIYQHDEGIRQYLDHLMTARAARPIHETSFWTEKDNGGRVELTLRWTESTDEHVRSYVNGIPTGDGGTHENGFRAGLGKAVRNYIETHSLAPRGVTLTAEDIREGLLAIVSIFIAEPQFQGQTKDRLNNAEASQMVDNTVRSSLEQWLNANGTAAQSIVARIIAAARAREASRAASAAVSRKTPTARLMLPGKLADCLAKNRDETELFIVEGDSAGGSAKQGRARQHQAVLPLRGKVLNVESATLKKVLDNKELADLVTALGCGIGKDFDLSKLRYQRLILLADADSDGHHITTLLLTFVYRFLPGLIQDGRLFIAVPPLYRIDVGQETHWAADETDRERILSEANGRAKIEITRFKGLGEMMPKVLWETTLNPKTRRLLCVEIPDAIEADRVVNELMGKDASARFRFIMDRAETAEALDV
- a CDS encoding tetratricopeptide repeat protein — encoded protein: MMKLSRLPHEVRSGLCLLFVAGVLGGCSGVPGIAEHREGAESRWWTLRGSMVLEQAEQHFDNGDLGQAEAALNEAARIDPDNAEVLTLAGRIAIERGELERAALTLRTAIEAVPEAAAPRYYLGIIEQRWQRPQAARERYSEAVERAPDNPEYVLALAESEVALGRDDKAVEILAERLDYFAQPAELHHALAQVLLLKDRKREAIDHLRQAVTLDPDRVEFRAELGIQLVAAGRSVEAIDLLTPLLSDPNQQTRRDLRRALARANRDAGRWSEARRLYRELVRESEPSADDLMHLAAVSWELGDFGGAETAAGRAHDLSPRDPEAMIWLGLAARQRNDHQRALGWFRSATEVSPNHAKAWALYGVGLEQVGRRDEAVGAYRRASQLDPTNARFRALQTLRPEGRRSRPS
- a CDS encoding HD domain-containing protein, with product MNEFNRDYKTASSEDGLRAELGRVSRELAGTYEELSLIHRLSAHVEYHHAAEPLLDEAVNDLREVARLRVMALCLADDRPRLTSLRGKVYFPPDAVGDMRLIRSVGQWFIRRISGERHAIHLGQNGLPVPDELTGFGRDLVAVAIRHREEVVGVLFGADRFDGQPIDAVDIDRVETLASSLSIFLHNAILFAEMRSMFLGTLRALSASIDAKDSYTHGHSHRVALLTRLLAEKIDLDEHRIERLYLSALVHDLGKIGVPEAVLTKDGPLTDEEYDAIKLHPQIGARILADIEAMTDLMPGVLSHHERWSGGGYPQGLSGNAIPFAGRVIALADSFDAMRSRRSYRRAMNHQEALDQIRQGTGMQFDPELADAFCELDFSTYNQQTDPPAARAA
- a CDS encoding secretin and TonB N-terminal domain-containing protein — protein: MNHRTPHRLARHSLLAFALSCWAPALAQQGGVSAVPDDGEIVELIDLTADTPSGSTPGIVSVGAFGEIDLSVQNLEVDAVLSLLSEQSRRNIVASPNVRGTISASLYGVTFDEALDALISGNGYRYTERGNFIYVYTAEEMAAIEASENQPVTRIIRLDFLSAADAQAFAEPLLSQNGVIAVSQEVPEGFQPSISDGGANTFSHSDTLIVRDTPDRVEEIIATLKELDRKPEQVMIEVTILQARLGENNAFGVDFAILTDLSLASATSPLAAVNELITGTLAADSGTAISSTAGNTATGDSSIKLGVIGGDAAVFVRALETITDTTVISTPKVVVLNRQRATIDATEQLPYISTTDTEVSSTQTVETIDVGTQLIVRPFVSSDGYVRLELNPILSEGSTELSPIGVILPNTSTQALQTNVLVRSGQTVVLGGLFKEDTTKTTNQVPFLGRLPVLGNFFRGTDDSSDRVEIIFLIKPTVIRDRALAAAGEEAARGIERIRLGARTGLLPSSRLRMVRGHLADAERHAREGNTSKALWHTNIALSLEPISTEALKLKSQLVGRSLQDQERGLLEGPVQRALDAAILQFKSEPEPVSAPPAVSEPAGAPAAHEQGQVAEEVPTSGANRAVSLDAVDLSDVPRGDVPAPPAEATSADWVRVMIDQLLEVRDEAQRGLWTEGDAPSQQQAQVETRP
- a CDS encoding STAS domain-containing protein, translating into MKIKLKQQGDIAIVTLTGECIEGDHVQVHQKITESLGNGGRDIVLDCSQLQSIDSRCLEALLSLQEEVADRLGRLVIGDCSEVVDRILYATRLTSRFDREASIEKALETLGAAA
- a CDS encoding ATPase, T2SS/T4P/T4SS family, with translation MSDASIDSVKPTMRPLRIGDVLLAKGLISQDQINHALEHQRSEGSGKLLGQVLIELGMITEQQTLEAVAEALEIPFTRLGNGMVDVMLGETLPTKFLSENVAAPLFLINGVLTLAVNEPTDVFLVEEVERLTQASVQLVVATEDDIRDAQRFLTSGTMATSMEDIVRDTQFENELDGVNVAEISAEEIASGSSPVIKLVNHILFEAVREGASDIHIEPGDKSLRIRFRVDGQLTEKMAPPHGMQAPMASRIKIMAGMDISERRIPQDGGISIHCEGRQVDLRVSTMPGRYGEKVVIRIIDARNAMVGLDALGLSPRMLERYLDIVAQPNGIVLVTGPTGSGKSTTLYATLRRVVDPTRNVSTVEDPVEYAIDGVNQFQVNEKTGFTFSSALRALLRQDPDVIMVGEIRDAETARIATQAALTGHLVLSTLHTNDAPAAVTRLINIGVEPYLIAASVRATLAQRLVRKLCISCREAGPPTDDESRLLRRFGPEIAGLTEIYHAVGCRSCGNTGYKGRLGIYELYIPTDEGLDAVCRGASLQELRELAIKSDSYITLRDDGIEKVCDGHTTLAELLTATAL